The Pseudomonas aeruginosa genome includes the window GATCGGCGTGCTGACCGACGAGGCCGTGCTGGACAACCGCGAGTACGGCCTGCGCCTGGAGCGCGATGCCTATCAGGTACTGCGCTACGACGAAGCGAAGGCGCGCTGGTTGCCGGTGGCGCGCGACAGCCACCGCCTGCCGGAGTGGGCGGAGCTGACCTTCGAGCTGGACGGCCAGCCGCTGGTGCTGGCCGGCAGCAAGGGCGAGAAGGAGCAGAAGAAAGGCACCGACCAGCCGCAATTGCTGATCCTCTCCAGTGGCGAACTCAGTCCGTTCCGCCTGCGCCTGGCCGAGCGCGGACCCGAGGGGCGGGCGTTGTCGCTGAGCAGCGACGGTTTCCGCCTGCCACGGGTCGAGGTGGCGCGGCGATGAGGCGCGCGCGCGGTTTCACCCTGCTGGAAGTGCTGGTGGCCCTGGCGATTTTCGCCATGGTCGCGGCCAGCGTGCTCAGTGCCAGCGCGCGCAGCCTGCAGAACGCCTCGCGGCTGGAAGACAAGACCCTGGCGATGTGGATCGCCGACAACCGTCTCAACGAATTGCAACTGGAACAGACGCCGC containing:
- the xcpU gene encoding GspH family T2SS minor pseudopilin variant XcpU, with amino-acid sequence MRASRGFTLIELMVVMVIISVLIGLAVLSTGFASTSRELDSEAERLAGLIGVLTDEAVLDNREYGLRLERDAYQVLRYDEAKARWLPVARDSHRLPEWAELTFELDGQPLVLAGSKGEKEQKKGTDQPQLLILSSGELSPFRLRLAERGPEGRALSLSSDGFRLPRVEVARR